The Phycisphaerae bacterium DNA window AGGAAAACCACGAGGCAACAGATGCCCTGGACGAAGTCGGTCAACATGATGGCGATCTGCCCGCCGGCGAAGGTGAAAAACAACGCCAGACCCAGTAGCACCATCATCACCAGCGGGAACGTCCCGATCGACAGACCCCACAGACTCACGTACTCGGGCAGGCCGCAAAAGTAGATGATCAGCCGGGCATTGATGCTCGGGAACACACCGTAATTGACCAGCCCGGCAGCGAAGGCCACGAAGCCGGTGAACACGCGAAACCGGCGGCTGTAGCGCATTTCCAGGAACTGGGCCATAGTCAGGGCTCGGGTCTGGCGGTAGCGGTACAGGACCCACCCGGACATAGCCAGGATAAACACCAGCGGCCACTCGGCCACCTTCCACCACAGCCCGGTGAACCCGCTGTTGGTATAGAGCTGCCACAGGGCCACGATCGTGACCGCGCCAAGCTCCGCCCCGCCGGAGGAGATACAGATCAGGTATCGTCCGCCGCAGCGGTTGGCCGCGAGGAAGTCGCTGACCCCGCGCATGTAGCGCCTGGTGAACTGGGCGGTGAGAATGAGAAAGGCAACCAGAGACAGAACGATCGCCCAGTCGACCCAGTGCAGGTTCATAAGGGCACCTCAGGCGACGTGCCGAGTTGCGTCAAGCCGAAACACATTCGCGCACCGGCGAGCAGCCGCCGGTGGCACCCCGTGCCGGTGCTCCTTTTTCAGGTCACCAGGCCATCCAGCCGCCGTCGACCACGATGTTCGCGCCGGTGACGTAGCTGCTCGCGTCGCTGGCCAGAAAGACCAGAGCGCCCTTGAGTTCGTGGGGTTTGCCCATGCGTTTCATCGGGCTCTTGCTGCTGAGGCGCTCGACCATCTTGGGGCTGACGTTCGGGGCCGGGAACGGGCCGGGGCTCAAGACATTGACTCGGATGCCGTCGCCCACCCAATAGACCGCCATATGCCGGCTCATGGACAGAATTCCGCCCTTGAGGCAGTGATACGCGACCGGGCTGCACATCGGCACGTCGCTATAGGCATCCGGGTATGACCCGACGATGCCGTACATCGAGCCGATGTTGATGATGCTGCCTTTGCCTTTCCGGTCGACAACGTGTTGTCGCATCGCCCGGCTCAGGAGGAACACACCGGTAGCGTTCTGGAGTTGGCGGGTAAACTGCTCGCCGCTGACCGTTCGCCAATCCGAGGTGACCCGTTCGTAGCCGGAATTGACCAGGATGTCGACCTTGCCTGCCTGCTTCACCGCGTCGGCCATGCAGTTGTCGATGGACTTGGCGTCCATGTAGTCGAGCTCGGTAACATAGTGTCTGGCGTTGCCGACGACCGGCAGCGACTTGGCCACTTCCTGGGCTTTTTCTCTGGCCGCGGGGATGTCGGCGCAGACCACGCCGGCGCCGGCCTCGGCCAGGGCCCGGCACATCGACTGAACGAGCCAGCCACAGGCTCCGGTGATCAATGCGACCTTGCCGCTGAGATTGAACATTTCCTGGATCGTCGGTTCTTGTGGGGTATCGCTCATTGCATCGGCTCCTTCGTGTCTCGAGGACCCGAATGAGGAGAAAACCAAGAGGCGCAGTCAGTGATCCGTTGTCAGTCGGGAGTCAGAGGCACATCGTGACTCTTGAATCGAACACCGGTAACCCGTCACTGACGACTTGCCTTCCTCATTCGGACTCCCTCACTCATCATTTTGTTCAGCTTGGCACCGCAACCAGAGGTTGCCAGTTCGGCTTGTCCGCCGCCTGAAGGACGGTCAGATTCACGCGCAGCGTCTGCAGGCCTTCCTCCAGCGTACAGGCAAAGTTTCCCTTGCCTTCTATGGCGTCCATAAAAATGTTCGCCTGGTTGACGAAAATGTCGTCCCGCTCGGTGGAGAACTGGAACTCGGTTTTCCAGCCGGCGTCCGGTTCGGCCATGGACATCCAGCGGGCGTTGTTCAGATCCCATCTGGCGGTGCCTTTCTTGCAGACGACGGTGACCGTGTTTTCGTTGGGTGCCTGGTGCTGGTTCAGGCTGTAGCAGCCCATGACCTTGTCGCCGTTCTGGCGGGTGATCACGTGAACCGTGTCCTCAACGCTCACACCTTCGAGCACCTGGTGCCCGCAGTCGGCCATCAGTCTGCCGACCGGGCCCGCGAGGAACTCTCCGGCGTTGATTGCGTGGGTGAGCACGTCCTGGATGGCTCCGCCGCCGGTCTTGCGACTGGTGTAGTAGATTTGCCGGTACGCCGGGCGGTACTTGGGAAAATGCTGCCCCCACGTGCCGATGACCTGCACGGGTTCGCCGAATCGCCCGGAATCAATGGCCTCCTTCATCGACCGCAGGGCAGGATGCGAGCGGTAGGTGTAAGCCACCGCCGCTTTGACGCCCTTCTCCCTGGTCAGCTCCATCAGTTCCGAAATCCCGTACAACGAGAGACTGAGCGGCTTTTCGATGAAGACGTGCTTGCGTGCCTTCACCAACCTGGTCGCCATCGGAACGTGCAGGTGCGAGGGCGTGCAGATCAGGCCGATGTCAAACTTGTCGTCGTTGAGGGCCTCATCGAGTCCGGCATAGGTCTGGTTGATCCCGTATCGTTCGGCCACGGTCCTGCGAAGCTGCTCGTTGCTCTCGCAGATGGACAACTCGGCCCGGCCGGTACGCTGAAACGTTCGGGTATGGCGTTCGCCGATCGACCCTACCCCGATAATCAGAATCCGATGCTTCGCCATGAACAACGTTCTCCATCGCCGCCTGCCACCGGCCGCAGGGGCCGAATTCCGGGCGTGACCGGCATTGTGCCGGTGCTCCTCAGTTCTCCGTTTGCGACTTCTCAACTCCCTGCATTGCGGTCTGCATCGTCGATCTCAACCTTCAATGTAACTCCTGCCGGCGGCCAGGCGATTGTCGAAAGTAAAACCGAGCGGCGAGAACTGCCGTTGGATGTTCTCGACGCCGGCTTTGAAGATGACGATGTCCGCGCTGTGGCAGAAAAACAGGGCCCCCAGGTCCATCAACCTGCGGCAATGCTCGGTGTCGAACGCGGGCGTTCCCCACCACTTGCCAGCCTTTTCGGCCGCTTTGGCAATCTTCTTGTAAGCGTTCCAGACCTTGGGGTGATCCCACTGCCCGGGGATGCCGCTGAGGGTAGTGAAGTCGGCGGGGCCCAGGAAGAGAATATCCACGCCGGGCACCGCGGCAATCTCGTCGGCCCGGTCGACTGCCGCCTGCTCTTCGAGCTGGATGATGATGAAGGTCTCCTCATTGGCGGCCTTCATGTAGTCAGCCATGGGCACCGAGCAATACGGCATGTCGCCGTTGCCGCCGTCGAACCCTCTCTTGCCGATAGGATAGAACTTGGTCCACTTGACCAGCTCAGCGGCTTCGGCTGCGTCGTCGCATCGCGGGTACATCAGGCCATGTGCTCCGGCTTCCAGCAGCCGGGCAAAACGCATGTATTCGCCCTTGGCCGCCCGGGCGACCACGTCGCACTTGGCGACCCGGGTCGCGCGGATCAGCCCGTTGGCCGTCTCCACGCTGTAGTTGTGATGCTCGAGATCCATCCAGATGCCGTCCATGCCCAGCAGAGCGACCAGTTCGAAAACGGATTGGTCGGTGAAATGGCATTGGAGACACAAGGCGGGCTGTTTCCGGAGCAGTTTTGACTTGACTGTGCTTCGTCTCATGATTCCTCGGTCCATCTCAGGGGATAAGGCAAGTTCCCCAGTTCTGGCACTACACAGAGATCCGATAAAACCGGCTTCGCAGGGCCGTGCGGCGCGTTTGTGCATCAACGACCCGAGGACAATCCTGCATCACACTGACTGCCGTAAGTCACGCGGGGACAAAAACGAACAGCAAATCTGTGCAATCCCGTTGTTGACGAAACCGGGGGGTTTCTGTAAACTCTAATGGCAGCGAACACTAACATAGGGAGTCGTACGATGTCAATAGCCCCCCCGCAAAATGGTTCACTTCGTGACCAGGCTTACTATCGTCTGCGCCGTCTGCTGATACTGCAACAGGTGCGTGAGGGAGAGCGGTTGCGAGAGTCACACTGGGCGGCGAAGTTGTCCGTGAACCGCACGGCCCTGCGAGAGGCATTTGCCCGATTGGAAGCCGAAGGTTTCGTGACCAAGGGGCCGAAGACGGGTTACTTCGTCCCGGCCCTGACGAACGAAGACATTCGCGAGATTCTTGATGTCCGCCTGATCCTGGAAGGCGGAGCCATTGAACGGATCATCGCCGCGAAGAACAACACCCCGACGCATCTGAGGGCCATGCGCGTCGCCTGCGAGCAGCTCGAGCGTCTGGTCAGGGAGGAATACATGCTGGGAGTGGCCGAGGCAGATCGCCGGTATCACGAAGCGCTGATCGAGGCGGCGGGTAACAAGCGGCTCGTGACGCTTTACCAACGGGCTCCTCTGCCGATTATCCACCCGGAAGTGATCAGCGGTCACTTGTGGGAGGTTCGCGTTCAGAAGACGCTGAACGAGCATCGTGCGATACTTGACGCCATCCTAAAGGGCAGCGCTGAAGAGGCGAAGGCGATGCTGGGCACGCACCTGACCGAGAGAGCCATCGTTCCTCTTCACGCGGGATGACCCGCGATCGAAGTCCGATTGTCCAACCGATCCTGTCGCATCTGTCCGGAGGCCGACGTGCCACAAACCGCCCCGCCTTGCCGAAAGACGCCGCTTATCGGATGCGTGATGATCATTGGGGGGTTGGTCGTCGCCGACGCAGCCTGGGGGCAAACCGCGGCACCGGCGTCCTCGTCCGCTGCCGTGCCATACGGACTGACGACCCTGGACTGGGGCATCATCGCCGCATACGGCGCGGGCATGTTGGGCATCGGGGTTTACTATGCCCGCCGAACGCGCAACCGGGAGGACTATCTGCTCGGCGGGCGCAGGATGCGATCGTCGTCGGTCGGCTTGTCGCTTTTCGCGACGCTGTTCAGCACCATCACCTATCTTGCGCTGCCGGGCGAGATGATCAGCAAGGGACCGGTCATTTTGTGGTCGATGATGGCCATCCCGATCGCTTACGTTCTTGTCGGTTACTTCATTATCCCGCGATTCATGGAGCAGCGGGTCACCAGCGCTTACGAGATTCTCGAGACGCGCCTGGGTGTGGGGCTGCGTCTTCTTGCGGCGATCGTGTTCCTGGTCACCCGCACTCTCTGGATGGCCCTCATTATCTACGTGACCGCCGAGAAGATCATCGTCACGATGATGGACCTGCCTCCGGACACGGCGGCGTGGGTGACGCCGGTTGTCGCGGCCGCCGTGGGCCTGCTGACCGTGGCGTATACCAGCATGGGCGGCCTGCGGGCGGTCGTTTTGACCGACGTCATACAATCCATCATTTTGCTCGGCGGCGCCTGTCTGACGATTATTCTGATCACCGTCAAGATGGGAGGCGTCACGGCCTGGTGGCCAAGTGCCTGGTCACCCAACTGGGATCACCAGCCGTTCTTCAGCTTCGATCCAACCGTGAGGGTGACCGTGATCGGTTCAATCCTGTTCATGACCATCTGGTGGATCGGAACGGCCGGTTCAGACCAGATGGCCATTCAGCGCTACCTCGCCACGCGCGACACGAAGACGGCCCGGCGGGTCTTTCTGGTGACCGGACTCGCCAACATTCTGATCACCACGTTGCTGGCCTGCGTAGGTTTTGCCTTGCTGGCCTTCTTTACCGCCCACCCGGACTATCTTTCCGCGGGGGCGCTGGAGACGAAGGCGGACATCGTTTTTCCGCTCTACATTATCCATCATGTGCCGCCAGGCCTGACCGGTCTGATCCTGGCCGCTCTGCTGGCCGCGGCGATGTCCAGCCTGTCTTCGGGCGTCAATTCGGCCTGTTCTGTCATCAGCGTCGACTTCATCGATCGGTTCCGCAAGGTTCCCGCCGCCGATTCCGACGCCGTGCAGGTGAAACGGATTCGGATCATTTCGTTCGTGAGCGGATTTGTGGCCGTGGTCATCAGCCTTCTGATGGGCCAGATCAAGGGCATGAATATCATGGAGATCACGGTGCGCACGAACCACGTCTTCGTCGCGCCGCTGTTCATGCTCTTTGTCCTGGCGTTGTTCGTGCGGTTCGCCACACCGATCGGGGCGGCCTGCGGCACGCTGGCGGGATGCGCTGTGGCGGCAGTGTTTGCCTGCACCAACAAGGTCAGTTTCCAATGGATGAGCCTGGCGGCACTGCTGGTCGACCTGCTGGTAGCCGTTCCTGTCAGTTACTGGACCTACAAGGAAAAGCCTCCTGCATCGGGCGTTTCGGCCGTCTCGCGGGACGGCGTGCGGCAATGAACGGGCAAATGGCAGGCTCTTGTCGAGGAAACCATGGGTGTCTTATGAATCGATTGATTGTCGGGCTCGTCTGCCTGGTGACGCCCTGTTGCGTGGTCGGGCGCACCCCGAACGTAATCGTTTTTCTCGCCGACGACATGGGTATCGGCGACGTCGGCTGTTACGGTTGCGGTGACATTCAGACGCCCCAATTAGACTCTCTGGCCCGCGCGGGCGTCCGGTTGACCAACTTCTACGTGGCCTCGCCGATCTGTGCCCCGTCGCGGGCGGCGCTGATCACCGGCCGATATCCCAACCGGATCGGCATGTCCACCGAGAAGAACATCGAGTCGGGAATGGATCAACCAGGAATTCCCTCCTCGGAGATAACGCTTGCCGAACTCGTTCGCCCCCAGGGCTATGCGACGGCGGCTTTGGGCAAATGGCACCTCGGCTCCACGCATGACACCCAGCCCAATGCCCAGGGCTTCGACCTGTTTTTCGGCCATCACGGCAGTTGTATCGACGCGTTCTCGCACATGTACTACGCGAGCCTGCCGTATTACCACGACCTGTACCGCAATCGGCAGGAAGTGTTCGAGGACGGCATGCACATGACCGACCTGATCACGCGCGAGGCCGTGCGGTTCATCGAGGAAAACAAGAGCCGCCCGTTTTTGATCTACGCGGCCTATAATGCTCCGCACTATCCCATGGTCGCTCACGGACGCTTTCACCGGCAATATGCACATCTGCCGCGAGCCCGGCGCGACTACGCGGCGATGGTCGCAGGTCTCGACGAGTCGATCGGCATCATCATGGGGAAGATCAACGAACTGGGGCTGACCGAGGACACGTTCGTTTTCTTCACCAGCGACAACGGGGCGGCGGATCCCTCTCCCCGCGGCGAAGGGGGCGGCAGTAATGCCCCGTATCGTGAATACAAGCGGAGTCTCTTCGATGGCGGCATCCACATGCCGGCGATCATCAGTTGGCCCAAGCGGGTTCGCGGCGGGCAGGTCCGCGACCAGCTGGCCGTTGCGATGGATCTGTTCGCCACCGTCGCGGAGATCACCGGCTCGCGGTTGCCGCCTGACCACGTGATCGATGGTCGCAGTTGGATGCCGTTTCTGCTTGACCCTTCCAAGCCAGGCCACGACGTCCTGTACTTCGAGTGGGACGGGCAGCAGGCTGTTCGGCAGGGCAAATGGAAAGTGGTCCGCAACGGCCTGATGAACATGGCCCAAGGGCGAACGACCCGCGCCACGGGGGATGATGTCGTCTTCCTGGTCGACCTGTCAGCCGATCCGGGAGAAAAAGTCAACGTATGTCAGGAGCATCCTGATGTGGCTCAGCAACTCCTGCGCCTCCATGCACAATGGCAATCCATGAAGGCGAAGTGAGTATGCGGCTCAGATGAACAGAGTGGACCTGGCGACCATCGCCGGCGGCCTGGATCCCTCCAAGAACGCCTTCAACGGGACCGACGCCAACCCGCTGATTCTTGAGATGTATTTCTGGGCACAGACGGGCGGCAAGGAGGACAACACGGCGTTTTTCGCCCAGTTGTATGCCGAGGACAGCAGGGTTCCGGTGAGTCAGACGGTTCCGGACCCTGAGAATCCCGGCCAGTACATTGACGTGCCGCTGAGGCTGGTCCACGCCTCGCCATGTAACGGCTCTTCGGACATCCAGAACATCACGCCAAGCGTTCCCCGCAAGGCGATGGCCTTCGGATTTTTCGGCGGGGAGAACGGGCTCCAACCCAAGCTTGACTGCGATCTAACCAACTGGATGGTTTACCAGAATGTCATCTACGACGGCGATCACTGGTCCTTGCTCAAGGAGAATTTCCCGACGCCGGGTGGTCAGATCAATTCATCGGAGAAGTGGACATGGTTGAAGATGACCATCAAGTCCACCACTTTCGATCTCGACGTTCGAAGCTCGCAGTATCCGGCAACCCAGACGCGTCGCGGCATTCTTCGCGCTTATACGGGCGGCTTCCAGAGTCTGGCGCTCGGAACCACCGACTATCCGGGTCCCAACTGGACCGGGAGCGATTATCCATGCTATGCCGACAATATCACGCTTACCGGCGGCGTGCTTGACCTGGTCGTGCCGAAAGGTGCCTGTTGTCTGCCGCCGCCCAGCCTCGGTTGTCAGTCGAACGCCACCGAGAGCGATTGCACGGCCCTGGGAGGCATCTGGCAGGGTGCCGGCTCTTCGTGCGACGATCCGAACATCAACTGCTGCCCGGATCCGTTCGCCGACGCCGATTGGGATCATGACGTGGATCAAGCCGATTTCGCGACCTTCCAAGCCTGCTTCACTGGCCCGGGCGGCGGAGTGCCCGAGCGCTGCTCGTGCTTCAACCACGTGCTCACGGGCGTCGTTCAGGGTATTGATTCGGACGATTGGATGGCCTTTGAGGCCTGCGCCAGCGGTCCTGGCATGCCGGCGGATCCAGCTTGCGATTGAGGCTGCAGCCGGTTTTCGTTCGATTCCTCATACAACGTCGCCCGGCGTGTGGCGAAGCCGATGGCCCAGACAGGAGGGCCGAACATGAAACGATCGTGTGCTATAGCGGTCGTGCCGGCGGTGCTGATGTCCTGTAGCAGTGCCATGGCCGGCAGGTGTATTGGTGTCGAACCCCGCCGCATCATCATGTGCGATGACTTCGACAGCTACTGCAACGGCGGCGACCCTTGGCCGGGCTATCCGCCCAGCGACCCGCCTCCGGCCGCCTGTGTGGACGGGAGCAGCGTCAATTCGGTCGGCTTCCTGACCAATTGGGCGGAAATGACCATGCTCTGCGGGTTCGACATGAAGATCGGGAGCGACCAGAAGTACAGCATGCCGTTCGGCATGAAGTACCCCGCCGGCATCGAGGACTATGTCGACGTTGAGGAGGAACAGCGGGTCTATGACCTGCTGAGGCAAGGGGCCATCGAGATGGCCGCCGTTCGCCGCGGTGAGCCCGCAGCGGACGCCGTCAACGGCACGGCAGATGCCCCGCTTGTGCTTTACTTCGTGCTCTGGCTCGGGCACGAGGGCAACAGGTTCGGCCAATACAAGGATCTTTACGTCGAGCTGGCTCTTGGCGGTGATCGAGCTCCCACCGACCATGTGATGAGCGAAGACTGCTCCCAGATGTCCTGTGGCGGGCCGTCCAAAGGCTTTCCCGTTGTTTGCCAGGTAGCCAACCCGCTTGAACCTCGGCCGGCCGACTGTCCGCCCATATCCACGGCCACTCACGCCGCCATAGCGTTTGGCCTCCTTTCGAAGCTGGACATGAATCCGTGTCACCCTGAACTGTGTGGCACCGGCGCCCATCACCCGCAGAACAACCACCCGGCATTCTTTGACGGGAATCGCTGGTGGGTCGTCAAGGGCGGTTATGGCGGTGCCAACGGGGATTTCAGCCTTACTAAGGCCTATCACCGCTTCAGCATGACCGTTACTGATACGCAGGTGGAACTCAGAATGTGGGCTCCGGGAGCAACGATCAGCCCGTACAGGGCCACCTACCCCCGCCAGTACACTGGCCCTTTCGACAGGGTTCGCATTGGCGTCGGACGAGGATGTGTGCTTGATGACATGACAGGCACATGCGCCGCGCCCATCAGCTACGACTGCATCAACGGTTCCCACAGCGGCAATCCATGGGTGGACGACGTGGTTCTGTATGACGGAGTGCTGACTCGGTCGCAAGGGTCGCAGGGAGGATGCTGCGTGCCGCTGGACGGGTGCAGACTCATGACGGCCGGCGACTGCGCGGCCGCGGGCGGAACCTACAGAGGAGACGGCACGAACTGCGATGACGCGAGAGCCTGCTGCCCGACGCCGTTTGCGGACATCGATGAGGACGGCGACGTGGATCAGACCGATTTCTCATTCTTTCAGGCCTGTTACACCGGTCCCGGGGCCTTTGCTCTCGACGGTATCTGCAAGTGCTTTGACGTCACCGACAGCGCGGGTAGCGGCTTGGACAGCGCCGTGGACGGCAACGACCTGGCCAGGTTTGAACGATGCGGCAGCGGTCCTGGGGTCCCGCTTGTTCCGGCCTGCAATTAGCCGCAGGAGCGCGCAGGTAAGCCGGCAGAAAGTGATATCTGTCGCATCATCGCGGCGGATAGGGTCAGAAAGCCATCTCCTGTGTTTCTGAATCTGGCGGTTGCGATCATTGATACCTCATGTCAGGCAGCCGCTTGCATCGATAGGCCACACATCGACAATTCGACCCTGCTCGAAGACGTGGAGTTGCCGGTAGAGATTGCAGGTGGTACAGGCGTGGCTGGGTACGAGTTCGACCTTCTGGCCGACCCGCCAATCGGGGCCGTTGCGGACGATGCAGTGCTCCTCGGCAAGCGATGACTGGCAGTCGCCGTCGAGCCACTCTTTGGGCGATGGGGAGCCGAATTCGTGTCCCAGGCCCTTGAGACCGACGTCCAGAACGTTCGTATCCGATCGGGGACGGCTGATCACCGTGGACAACACCGAGAGGGCCACCTCGAACTCCGGCGTCAGTTTGCGGTACATGTTATCCATGGTGACGTAGGTGCCGGCCTGGATCTCGTCGATACCTTCGATGCGTCCGGTGATGGCGTAGGTCGAGGTGGAGCCGCCGCTGATGATGCCCGGCGGAAGTCCCGCGTCCACGAGCATTTGCCGCGTGTGCAAAGCCGGCTCGAAAGCCTGTTGCGTCCTGGTCTGCCGTTCCTGAGGATCAGCAACGGCCACCAGATGCCCCTCGTAGGCCTGCAGGCCGTCAAGACGGATACCTTTCAAGGTCGCCAGCTCGGCGGCCATACGGACGGCCGGCTCCCCTGGCGGCAAGCCGCAGCGCCCCATGCCGATGTCGATCTCGATCAGCACTCCGACGGTCAGGCCAGAAGCTTCGGCCACCCGGGCCAGGAGACGCGTTTGCTCCAGATCATCCACGGCGACGCGAAGCCTGGGCACCCTGCGGGCAAGGGCGATAAGACGATCGATCTTGGCCGGGCCGACGATCTGGTTCGCGATCAGGATGTCATCAACGCCGGCCGTGGCCAGCACCTCGGCCTCCGCCAACTTGGCGCAGGTAACTCCCACCGCTGAACCGGCCTTGAGCTGACGTCGGGCCAGCTCGCTGCACTTATGGTTCTTGAAGTGTGGTCGGAGTTGAGCGGGACGGCCGCGAAAGAAGTCGGCCATTTTCCGCAGGTTCCGCTGCGCCGCAGGCCAATCCAGCAGCAGCGCAGGAGTGTCAAGGTCTTCGATCGGTCTGCCGATCAATCCGGCCATGCGGGTATCTCCGTGGCAAGAGAATAGAGGACAACCTTGCTGTTGGTGTATTCGTGGACGGCTTCCTCGTGGCCCAAGTCTGACCCGATTCCGCTCTGTTTGTATCCGGACATCGGCGAACCGGAGCGGAACGCCCCGCCGCCGTTGATGGCGACCTTGCCGACGCGCAACCGCCGTGCGACTCGCAGGGCCCGACCGCCGTCCTGAGTCCACAGGCAGGCCATCAAGCCGAAATCGCTGTCGTTAGCGATACGGACCGCCTCATCCTCATCGCCGAAAGTCATCACGGCCAGAACCGGTCCAAAAACCTCCTCCCGTGCGATGGTCATGTCGGGGGTCACGCGGTCGAACAGTGTCGGCCGGTAATAGCAGCCCTTGGCCAAGGCGGGGTCGTCCGGCCGGCAGCCGCCCATAAGCAGCAAGGCTTTTTCGCTCTTGGCCTTCTCGACGTACTGCTCAATGGTCTTCAGATGGATTGGCGTAGCGATGCAGCCAAGGTGATTTCGCTCATCGGTCGGGTCTCCCTGGCGGAACGCCTTGGCTCTGGTCAACAGGCGATCCACGAACTCGTCGTGGATGCTCTTGTGAACCAGCAACCGCGACGCGGCCACGCAGACCTGGCCGAGGTGACAGTAGATGCCCATGAGGGCGGCGCTGGCCGCGTCTTCGAGTCGGGCGTCAGGGAAGACGATGTTTGGCGTTTTGCCGCCGAGCTCGAGGGCAACCCCTTTGATGCCGTCGGCTGCGAGCTTCATAATCTGCCGACCGGTGGCTAGACGGCCGGTGAAGCTGATTTTGTCTACACCGGGATGGCCGACGAGGGCCGAGCCGGTTTCCGCACCCGTCCCGTTGATCACGTTCAGCACGCCCGGCGGCAGGCCGATTTCCTCGGCGATTTCGGCAAGCATAAGAGCCGTCAGCGGAGCTACTTCCGACGGCTTGAGCACCACGCAGTTGCCGCAGGCCAGGGCGGGAGCGAGCTTGATCGCCGCGTTGGTCAACGGGTAGTTCCAGGGAACGATCGAAGCCACGACTCCGATCGGCTCGCGGGACAGAAAAGTGAAGCTCTCGGGGAGGGTGCCGAAGCACTTGCCTGCCACCTTGTCGACCAAGCCGGCATAGCTCTCGAACAACTGGACGGACACCGGCGTGTCCCAGCCGCGCGTATCGCGGATTGGCTTACCGATGTTGAGGGTGTCGGTCATCGAGAACTCTTCCGCCCGGCGTCGGAGCACCTCGGCGATCTTCCACAGGTAGCGGGCTCGGTCCAGGGGATCCATCCAGGGCCAAGGCCCTTCGTCAAATGCTTTGCGTGCCGCGGCTACCGCCCGATCAACATCCGCGGCGTCGGCCACCGCCACTTCCGTCAACTTCTCGCTTGTGGCAGGATTGAAGACCGGCATGGTCTTGCCGCCCGTGCCTGAGACCCATCTCCCGCCAATGTACATCTGTGTTGGCCAACATTTGTTCATGACGCGCTCCCGCAGGCAGAAGGAAAAGACCGCAGTACCGCCGAGACTCCCTCGGCGGGAGTATTGTAACCACAATGCGTCCAGTAGTCCGTCAAGTTTGTCTGATGCCACACGACAAGCCGAGCGCGGAGGCGGAAGCCGGTTCAGCGCGAAGGCCGGCTGGAGGCCGGCCTCGTCGCGGACAACCGGGAGCCCGGAGGCAGGGGTTCGGGATACCCTTCGAGCCTGATGCCGTTGATTGGGCGAGGAATGCGCAGCAGATCGATCCAATCAAGAACCATCTTGTAGTTCGGATCCTCTGTGCCCTGCGGATAAAGCGGCTTGATCTGGCCCGGGTGACTTCGTCGCGTGGCTCCGGTAGGCAAACCGTACTGGAGAATGA harbors:
- a CDS encoding SDR family oxidoreductase; protein product: MSDTPQEPTIQEMFNLSGKVALITGACGWLVQSMCRALAEAGAGVVCADIPAAREKAQEVAKSLPVVGNARHYVTELDYMDAKSIDNCMADAVKQAGKVDILVNSGYERVTSDWRTVSGEQFTRQLQNATGVFLLSRAMRQHVVDRKGKGSIINIGSMYGIVGSYPDAYSDVPMCSPVAYHCLKGGILSMSRHMAVYWVGDGIRVNVLSPGPFPAPNVSPKMVERLSSKSPMKRMGKPHELKGALVFLASDASSYVTGANIVVDGGWMAW
- a CDS encoding Gfo/Idh/MocA family oxidoreductase — encoded protein: MAKHRILIIGVGSIGERHTRTFQRTGRAELSICESNEQLRRTVAERYGINQTYAGLDEALNDDKFDIGLICTPSHLHVPMATRLVKARKHVFIEKPLSLSLYGISELMELTREKGVKAAVAYTYRSHPALRSMKEAIDSGRFGEPVQVIGTWGQHFPKYRPAYRQIYYTSRKTGGGAIQDVLTHAINAGEFLAGPVGRLMADCGHQVLEGVSVEDTVHVITRQNGDKVMGCYSLNQHQAPNENTVTVVCKKGTARWDLNNARWMSMAEPDAGWKTEFQFSTERDDIFVNQANIFMDAIEGKGNFACTLEEGLQTLRVNLTVLQAADKPNWQPLVAVPS
- a CDS encoding aldolase/citrate lyase family protein, with protein sequence MRRSTVKSKLLRKQPALCLQCHFTDQSVFELVALLGMDGIWMDLEHHNYSVETANGLIRATRVAKCDVVARAAKGEYMRFARLLEAGAHGLMYPRCDDAAEAAELVKWTKFYPIGKRGFDGGNGDMPYCSVPMADYMKAANEETFIIIQLEEQAAVDRADEIAAVPGVDILFLGPADFTTLSGIPGQWDHPKVWNAYKKIAKAAEKAGKWWGTPAFDTEHCRRLMDLGALFFCHSADIVIFKAGVENIQRQFSPLGFTFDNRLAAGRSYIEG
- a CDS encoding GntR family transcriptional regulator is translated as MSIAPPQNGSLRDQAYYRLRRLLILQQVREGERLRESHWAAKLSVNRTALREAFARLEAEGFVTKGPKTGYFVPALTNEDIREILDVRLILEGGAIERIIAAKNNTPTHLRAMRVACEQLERLVREEYMLGVAEADRRYHEALIEAAGNKRLVTLYQRAPLPIIHPEVISGHLWEVRVQKTLNEHRAILDAILKGSAEEAKAMLGTHLTERAIVPLHAG
- a CDS encoding sodium/solute symporter (Members of the Solute:Sodium Symporter (SSS), TC 2.A.21 as described in tcdb.org, catalyze solute:Na+ symport. Known solutes for members of the family include sugars, amino acids, nucleosides, inositols, vitamins, urea or anions, depending on the system.); translated protein: MPQTAPPCRKTPLIGCVMIIGGLVVADAAWGQTAAPASSSAAVPYGLTTLDWGIIAAYGAGMLGIGVYYARRTRNREDYLLGGRRMRSSSVGLSLFATLFSTITYLALPGEMISKGPVILWSMMAIPIAYVLVGYFIIPRFMEQRVTSAYEILETRLGVGLRLLAAIVFLVTRTLWMALIIYVTAEKIIVTMMDLPPDTAAWVTPVVAAAVGLLTVAYTSMGGLRAVVLTDVIQSIILLGGACLTIILITVKMGGVTAWWPSAWSPNWDHQPFFSFDPTVRVTVIGSILFMTIWWIGTAGSDQMAIQRYLATRDTKTARRVFLVTGLANILITTLLACVGFALLAFFTAHPDYLSAGALETKADIVFPLYIIHHVPPGLTGLILAALLAAAMSSLSSGVNSACSVISVDFIDRFRKVPAADSDAVQVKRIRIISFVSGFVAVVISLLMGQIKGMNIMEITVRTNHVFVAPLFMLFVLALFVRFATPIGAACGTLAGCAVAAVFACTNKVSFQWMSLAALLVDLLVAVPVSYWTYKEKPPASGVSAVSRDGVRQ
- a CDS encoding sulfatase-like hydrolase/transferase, whose translation is MNRLIVGLVCLVTPCCVVGRTPNVIVFLADDMGIGDVGCYGCGDIQTPQLDSLARAGVRLTNFYVASPICAPSRAALITGRYPNRIGMSTEKNIESGMDQPGIPSSEITLAELVRPQGYATAALGKWHLGSTHDTQPNAQGFDLFFGHHGSCIDAFSHMYYASLPYYHDLYRNRQEVFEDGMHMTDLITREAVRFIEENKSRPFLIYAAYNAPHYPMVAHGRFHRQYAHLPRARRDYAAMVAGLDESIGIIMGKINELGLTEDTFVFFTSDNGAADPSPRGEGGGSNAPYREYKRSLFDGGIHMPAIISWPKRVRGGQVRDQLAVAMDLFATVAEITGSRLPPDHVIDGRSWMPFLLDPSKPGHDVLYFEWDGQQAVRQGKWKVVRNGLMNMAQGRTTRATGDDVVFLVDLSADPGEKVNVCQEHPDVAQQLLRLHAQWQSMKAK